The following proteins are encoded in a genomic region of Canis lupus familiaris isolate Mischka breed German Shepherd chromosome 6, alternate assembly UU_Cfam_GSD_1.0, whole genome shotgun sequence:
- the PTX4 gene encoding pentraxin-4, which produces MGCPRRKTLCFFLIFAPVYLHGALSQEASPAGQRKPFFERLRRLEEQFRRFQEVTLTHLQGLASNYNLSYNIDTRFQSLAQDTQAVALAVNQSQATLQSDLSHLKTWMQKTRRRSRKVDSRLLALGAALSERDRQRTQEGKEREAQRDALSSLALDLRALQDALARLTHLVQGQGARLAALEGQLQVAGPGTVAPGLTPAQPPTLPGHPSPSSPRLQRGRQVLRASPATGDPPQDFAGHPQGTRAPPGPSSQWAWPPESPGETCDVGPVLVFPNASTQNVAFLSPGFASGLRALSVCSWVRMASGHLGTLLSYATEENDNKLVLHGRDSLVPGSVHFVIGDPAFRELPLQPLLDGRWHHVCIIWTSTLGRYWVHVDRRLVATGSRFREGYEIPPGGSLVLGQEQDSMGGGFDSSEAFVGSMAGLAIWDRALVPGEVAKLATGREVPGGAILTLADAQWVGGFVQRANCSCLELCP; this is translated from the exons ATGGGCTGCCCGCGGAGGAAGACCCTgtgtttcttccttattttcGCGCCTGTATATCTGCATGGGGCTTTGTCACAGGAAGCCAGCCCTGCAGGGCAGAGAAAACCATTTTTCGAGAGGCTCCGAAGGCTAGAAGAGCAG TTCCGGAGGTTCCAAGAGGTGACCTTAACACACCTGCAAGGCCTTGCCAGTAACTACAACCTGTCCTACAACATTGACACTCGGTTCCAGAGCCTGGCCCAGGACACCCAAGCGGTGGCTCTGGCGGTGAACCAGTCGCAGGCCACCCTGCAGAGTGACCTGAGCCACCTCAAGACCTGGATGCAGAAGACACGGCGCAGAAGCCGGAAGGTGGACTCTAGGCTGCTGGCCTTGGGTGCTGCCCTGAGTGAGAGGGACAGGCAGCGTACCCAGGAGGGGAAGGAGCGGGAAGCACAGAGGGATGCCCTCTCCAGCCTGGCTCTGGACCTGAGGGCCCTGCAGGACGCGCTGGCTCGCCTCACACACCTTGTGCAGGGCCAGGGTGCCAGGCTGGCTGCTCTCGAGGGGCAGCTGCAGGTGGCTGGCCCTGGCACTGTTGCCCCGGGGCTGACCCCAGcacagccccccaccctgcctgggCACCCAAGCCCCAGCTCCCCAAGGCTGCAGaggggaaggcaggtgctcagagCTTCACCTGCGACTGGGGACCCACCCCAGGACTTTGCTGGCCATCCGCAGGGGACACGGGCACCTCCTGGCCCAAGCAGCCAGTGGGCATGGCCCCCCGAGAGCCCAGGAGAGA CCTGTGACGTGGGCCCTGTGCTGGTCTTCCCGAATGCCTCCACCCAGAACGTCGCCTTCCTCAGCCCCGGCTTCGCCTCAGGCCTGCGAGCCCTGTCTGTGTGCAGCTGGGTGCGCATGGCCTCAGGCCACTTGGGCACCCTGCTCTCCTATGCCACCGAGGAGAATGACAACAAGCTCGTGCTGCACGGCAGGGACTCCCTGGTCCCTGGCTCCGTCCACTTTGTGATTGGAGACCCAGCCTTCAGGGAGCTGCCCCTGCAGCCGCTGCTGGACGGCCGGTGGCACCACGTGTGTATCATCTGGACATCCACACTGGGCAGGTACTGGGTCCACGTGGACCGCAGGCTAGTGGCCACGGGCTCCCGCTTCAGGGAGGGCTACGAGATCCCTCCAGGAGGGTCCCTTGTGCTGGGCCAGGAGCAAGACAGCATGGGGGGCGGCTTTGACAGCTCTGAGGCCTTTGTGGGGAGCATGGCAGGCCTGGCCATATGGGACCGGGCACTGGTCCCTGGGGAGGTCGCAAAACTTGCCACTGGGAGGGAGGTCCCGGGGGGCGCCATCCTGACACTGGCCGATGCCCAGTGGGTAGGCGGATTCGTGCAGCGGGCGAACTGCAGCTGCCTGGAGCTGTGTCCCTGA